In the genome of Candidatus Aenigmatarchaeota archaeon, one region contains:
- a CDS encoding right-handed parallel beta-helix repeat-containing protein: protein MDAPLRYLIIGLIFAILILIYMKISRSQEILSNFHEVFVLVFTNKMAYLTDENVTLSIFTSSDEGEVNLTINGSNSEYSISGILVNGNYSTQIGGLAPGNYTVIGRVYVNGSLYQNFSSFEIIDYEKNNQNLISLGEDIQLQILLNGPYEIGKDMVISILGYPHTNFTIEIFRGKELIIKIENSTDENGNFTYNLPIEYFGNYTIKFNYLNKSEERRFMIQPKIEFKFERNVFDDEVNFLFFGEQNSNYSMEIVSENYFSIFNFSTDDNGTYIFSNNFQPGNYSVFLIGEGGLSEWFLVSGSNGDKNEIKNVELEEFKFITTDGLNWVLEEDVPKILINANQVSIDCKGHRLGGITIENSSEIMINNCIIEGSEIGLFSKNSKKIEIINNTITKNKHGVVIFGGDHIKVIENLITGNDYYGILFFGTSNYQSENNQIENRFDINLLEKLKNL from the coding sequence ATGGATGCTCCTTTAAGATATCTGATAATAGGCTTGATTTTTGCTATTCTTATCTTAATATATATGAAAATATCGAGAAGTCAGGAAATTTTAAGCAATTTCCATGAAGTCTTTGTGTTGGTTTTTACCAACAAAATGGCTTATTTGACAGATGAAAATGTAACTCTTTCAATATTTACCTCATCAGATGAAGGTGAAGTTAATTTAACTATAAACGGAAGCAATTCTGAATATTCAATTTCCGGGATTCTTGTAAATGGAAATTACTCTACGCAAATAGGTGGACTTGCTCCAGGAAATTACACAGTTATTGGTAGGGTTTACGTAAATGGCTCCCTATACCAAAATTTCTCATCCTTTGAGATTATCGATTATGAAAAAAACAATCAAAACTTAATCTCATTAGGAGAGGATATTCAACTCCAAATTTTATTGAATGGCCCATACGAAATTGGTAAGGATATGGTAATATCAATCTTGGGATATCCCCACACAAACTTTACAATCGAGATTTTTAGAGGCAAAGAATTGATAATAAAAATTGAAAATTCAACAGATGAGAATGGAAATTTCACATACAATTTGCCAATTGAATATTTCGGAAATTATACAATAAAATTCAACTATTTAAATAAAAGTGAAGAAAGGCGATTTATGATTCAACCAAAAATTGAATTTAAATTTGAAAGAAATGTTTTTGATGATGAAGTTAACTTTCTTTTTTTTGGTGAACAAAATTCAAATTATAGTATGGAGATAGTTTCGGAAAATTATTTTTCAATATTTAACTTTTCAACAGACGATAATGGAACTTATATTTTTTCAAACAATTTTCAACCAGGCAATTATTCTGTTTTTCTTATCGGAGAAGGTGGGTTAAGTGAATGGTTTTTGGTTTCAGGTTCAAATGGTGATAAAAATGAAATAAAGAATGTAGAATTAGAGGAATTTAAGTTTATTACAACTGACGGTTTAAATTGGGTTTTGGAAGAGGATGTTCCAAAAATATTAATAAATGCAAATCAAGTTTCAATAGATTGTAAAGGACATAGATTAGGTGGAATAACAATTGAAAATTCATCCGAGATTATGATAAATAATTGTATAATAGAAGGTTCTGAAATAGGTTTATTTTCTAAAAATTCGAAAAAAATAGAAATCATCAATAACACTATAACTAAAAATAAGCATGGTGTTGTGATATTTGGTGGAGACCATATAAAGGTTATTGAAAATTTGATAACCGGAAATGATTATTATGGAATATTGTTTTTTGGGACATCCAATTATCAATCAGAAAATAACCAAATTGAGAATAGATTTGATATAAATCTCTTGGAAAAATTAAAAAACCTTTAA
- a CDS encoding NUDIX hydrolase — translation MEYIETVVSIIRHKNKILILKRHPKTKNYPNGWSFVCGRVERGEKPLEAAYREIKEETGLDEKSLNLIKKAKVYMDEDKEIGITWKINPFLFESKINKIKLNKENTNYKWVTIQELLDYNLIHGMVQIAIKLIGRLPSRKGILAIVYKDLDSFVTVKTRNGNITFVSGGIERGESEIQALRHELREEIGLVDEGISINKIPLTHEFTYKKGFLKGVVSRQSVYLVKISEDFKPKPMCDDVIEAKWMSRKEVIENLNFKSLVKIFKKSLEYLNRE, via the coding sequence ATGGAATATATAGAGACAGTTGTTTCAATAATAAGGCACAAGAATAAGATATTAATTCTAAAGAGGCACCCAAAAACCAAAAATTATCCTAATGGATGGAGTTTTGTTTGCGGGAGGGTAGAAAGAGGTGAAAAACCTCTTGAAGCAGCTTACAGAGAGATAAAAGAAGAAACCGGACTGGATGAGAAATCTTTGAATTTGATCAAAAAGGCAAAAGTTTACATGGATGAGGACAAGGAAATTGGAATTACCTGGAAAATAAATCCTTTCCTTTTTGAGTCAAAAATAAATAAAATAAAATTGAACAAGGAAAATACAAACTATAAGTGGGTCACAATTCAAGAACTTCTCGATTATAATTTAATTCATGGAATGGTTCAAATAGCAATAAAACTTATAGGTAGACTTCCTTCGAGAAAAGGTATTCTTGCAATAGTTTACAAGGATTTAGATTCCTTTGTTACTGTGAAAACAAGAAATGGAAACATTACTTTTGTTTCTGGGGGAATTGAGAGAGGAGAAAGTGAAATTCAAGCATTGAGACATGAATTGAGAGAGGAGATAGGATTAGTTGATGAAGGAATTTCTATAAATAAAATTCCATTGACACATGAATTTACCTACAAGAAGGGTTTCCTCAAGGGTGTTGTTTCAAGACAATCAGTTTATCTGGTAAAAATAAGTGAAGATTTTAAGCCAAAACCAATGTGTGATGATGTGATTGAAGCAAAATGGATGAGTAGAAAAGAAGTTATAGAAAATTTGAATTTTAAAAGTCTTGTAAAAATATTCAAGAAAAGTTTAGAATATTTAAATAGAGAGTGA
- a CDS encoding HAD-IA family hydrolase: MYTSISRSSGGIVLNNGKVCLVRDKRLNFDNWFIPKGRIEKGESEIEAAIREIREETGIEKLKLVEKLGTIIRPSVSNKKQLKIISIFLFETNQKRLKPEVNMEAKWFKLTEVVGKLYTPQEKKFFEKRIGRLIKGIIFDFSGVFTIDGTFESFVKKYSGKYKVNEQDFLKFTIDIWKPVELGKVDSKVFWEKLSNFLNCSPKEIRENMIKHYKPRRGMVKIAKSLKGRYKLGIISNHMRDWFEESFKNMGLEGIFDVVVTSYKFGLAKPDPRIYNLTLDRMGTKPWETIFVDDLERNIKSAEKIGIKSIIFRNDRQIKKEFCRIGIKV, from the coding sequence ATGTATACCTCAATATCAAGATCATCAGGTGGAATTGTTTTAAATAATGGCAAGGTTTGTTTGGTTAGAGATAAAAGATTGAATTTTGACAATTGGTTCATCCCAAAAGGTAGGATTGAGAAAGGTGAAAGTGAGATAGAGGCTGCTATAAGGGAGATAAGAGAGGAAACTGGAATAGAAAAATTAAAGCTTGTTGAAAAATTGGGAACAATAATTAGGCCAAGTGTTTCAAATAAAAAACAACTTAAGATAATATCTATTTTCCTTTTTGAGACTAATCAGAAAAGATTAAAACCAGAAGTAAATATGGAAGCAAAATGGTTTAAATTAACAGAAGTGGTTGGAAAGCTTTACACACCCCAAGAAAAGAAGTTTTTTGAAAAAAGAATAGGTAGATTGATAAAAGGAATAATTTTTGATTTTTCTGGAGTTTTTACGATTGACGGAACATTCGAATCTTTTGTTAAAAAATATTCGGGAAAATATAAGGTTAATGAGCAAGATTTCTTGAAATTTACCATTGATATTTGGAAACCAGTGGAATTGGGTAAAGTTGATTCAAAAGTTTTTTGGGAAAAACTATCAAATTTCTTGAATTGTTCACCAAAGGAAATAAGAGAAAATATGATAAAACACTATAAACCTAGAAGAGGGATGGTTAAGATTGCAAAATCACTCAAAGGTAGATACAAGCTTGGGATAATTTCAAACCATATGAGGGATTGGTTTGAGGAGAGTTTCAAAAATATGGGATTAGAAGGAATATTTGATGTTGTTGTGACATCATATAAATTTGGATTGGCCAAACCTGACCCAAGAATATACAATCTGACCCTTGATAGAATGGGAACAAAACCCTGGGAAACAATTTTTGTTGATGACCTGGAAAGGAATATAAAATCAGCAGAAAAAATCGGAATAAAATCAATAATTTTCAGGAATGATAGACAAATTAAGAAAGAATTTTGCAGGATCGGAATAAAGGTGTAA
- a CDS encoding HD domain-containing protein has protein sequence MIKLDTRGNEKLEKLLDLVNKDKELETIWKCVNVNAIDRMGYNDHGPVHVQIVCKNALDILRILEKKKIEPNIVKDYSFEQEDAEIVVVLTSLLHDIGMVVKRENHEDYSISIGLKFIEKYLGEIYENVETRTIVKSEVLHGIMTHSEEEKPLTIEAGVVRVADALDMAQGRARIPFEAGSITIHSVSALAIEKVQILEGEEKPLLIKIKMSNSAGIFQVDELLRNKIKNTPIEKHIKVYVEVQGEREKSIIHHFEI, from the coding sequence ATGATAAAACTTGATACCCGTGGAAATGAGAAACTAGAAAAATTGTTAGATCTGGTCAACAAAGATAAAGAATTGGAAACAATATGGAAATGTGTTAATGTGAATGCAATAGATAGGATGGGTTACAATGATCATGGCCCAGTTCATGTCCAAATTGTCTGCAAGAATGCCCTGGATATACTGAGGATTCTGGAAAAGAAAAAGATAGAGCCGAATATAGTAAAAGATTATTCTTTTGAACAAGAGGATGCAGAAATTGTTGTTGTCCTCACCTCACTCCTCCATGATATTGGAATGGTAGTAAAGAGGGAAAACCATGAAGACTATAGCATTTCAATTGGCCTGAAATTCATAGAAAAATATCTCGGTGAAATATATGAAAATGTTGAAACCAGAACAATAGTTAAGTCTGAAGTTCTACATGGGATAATGACACATTCAGAGGAAGAAAAACCTCTGACAATAGAAGCTGGTGTTGTAAGGGTTGCAGATGCATTGGATATGGCCCAAGGAAGGGCAAGGATACCGTTTGAGGCTGGAAGTATAACTATCCATTCTGTTTCAGCTTTAGCAATAGAAAAGGTTCAAATATTGGAAGGTGAAGAAAAACCACTCCTGATCAAGATAAAAATGTCTAACTCTGCTGGTATATTTCAGGTTGATGAATTGCTTAGGAATAAGATAAAAAACACCCCAATAGAGAAGCACATCAAAGTTTATGTTGAAGTCCAGGGGGAAAGAGAAAAGTCAATTATTCACCACTTTGAGATTTGA
- a CDS encoding DUF362 domain-containing protein: MEKVYFYDKLSDLKSGVNRFFEIISKDFGKENVGFKIHFGEGENDTHINPKLLSDIKKYFKKPKFVECNVLYRGTRTRKTDHLITAKKHGFDFIEIDILDGEWGEETLEVPIKTKNTKIAKLGKGLEKYKKLVALTHFKGHRMSGFGGAIKNVGMGLGSRGGKLDMHSSVSPKIDTGSCVSCGICVKNCPTGGIQLTKKAKINQEKCIGCAMCIAICPNSAINTDFHNSKKLMEKMAEYTLAAIKGRKWWYINFLTNITHLCDCKGTKQKPFMKDIGILLSKDPVAIDQASLDLVIKNTGFDPFKREHGVDGSYILEYGEEIGLGKRKYKIISIKSQSGE, encoded by the coding sequence ATGGAAAAAGTTTACTTTTATGATAAATTATCTGATTTAAAGAGTGGAGTAAATAGATTTTTTGAAATAATATCAAAGGATTTTGGAAAGGAAAATGTAGGTTTCAAGATACATTTTGGGGAGGGAGAAAATGACACCCACATCAACCCTAAACTGCTTTCGGACATCAAAAAATACTTCAAAAAACCAAAGTTTGTGGAATGTAATGTCCTATATAGAGGGACAAGAACCAGAAAGACCGATCATCTGATTACCGCGAAAAAACATGGTTTTGATTTTATTGAAATAGATATTTTGGATGGTGAGTGGGGTGAAGAAACTCTTGAAGTCCCAATAAAAACAAAAAACACAAAAATTGCAAAACTCGGAAAAGGCCTTGAGAAATACAAGAAACTTGTTGCCCTCACACATTTCAAAGGTCATAGAATGTCTGGGTTTGGGGGTGCAATAAAAAATGTTGGAATGGGGTTGGGTTCAAGAGGTGGTAAACTTGATATGCATTCTTCAGTTTCACCAAAGATCGATACAGGATCATGTGTATCTTGTGGTATATGTGTGAAAAACTGTCCTACAGGTGGCATTCAATTAACAAAAAAAGCAAAAATAAATCAGGAAAAATGTATAGGTTGTGCCATGTGTATAGCCATCTGCCCTAATTCGGCAATAAACACAGATTTCCATAATAGCAAGAAACTGATGGAAAAAATGGCCGAATACACACTTGCAGCCATTAAGGGAAGAAAATGGTGGTACATAAACTTTCTAACAAACATCACACATCTTTGTGATTGCAAGGGAACTAAGCAAAAACCTTTTATGAAAGACATAGGAATACTTTTATCCAAGGACCCTGTTGCAATTGATCAGGCCTCATTGGATCTTGTTATAAAAAATACAGGTTTTGATCCATTTAAGAGGGAGCATGGTGTTGATGGAAGTTATATACTAGAATATGGTGAAGAAATAGGGCTTGGAAAAAGAAAATATAAGATTATTTCAATCAAATCTCAAAGTGGTGAATAA
- the pgk gene encoding phosphoglycerate kinase, whose product MRTIDGFDFSNKTVIVRTCLNSPYDEKTKRIELSERLVEGSKTIKELLKKNAKVVIIGHQGKKGEPDFTNTQQHAIYLTKLVGKKIEYIDDIIGEKSINKIKNLKPGEAILLENVRFLDDETVEKRPDEHKNSKIVKNLSPLAEAFVFDAFPDSHRSHASTVGFIPVLPTFIGRYMEKELNSLKRFTELPERPSVLVIGGAKVDEPIDVAENLLRLGKIDKVLTGGLTGELFLAADYYNLGKETMDIINKKCAEYIPRVQDLLRKYRNKIETPIDFAIKFKGKRKEVYLSDLPIDNQLMDIGKETVKKYIRILKKSNSVIIKGPMGVFEEKGFEIGTRKIFKAASNVKFSLLGGGHSTESLKKLHINKNKFTYVSLSGGAFIEYLSGKKLPVIEALENFSNKN is encoded by the coding sequence ATTAGAACAATTGATGGTTTTGATTTCAGCAACAAGACTGTAATAGTTAGGACGTGCCTGAATTCACCATATGATGAAAAAACAAAAAGAATTGAACTATCAGAAAGGTTGGTTGAAGGATCAAAGACAATAAAGGAACTTTTAAAAAAGAATGCAAAGGTTGTGATAATAGGTCACCAAGGCAAAAAGGGAGAACCAGATTTCACAAACACCCAGCAGCATGCAATATATTTAACAAAACTTGTTGGAAAGAAAATAGAATACATAGATGACATAATTGGTGAAAAATCAATAAACAAGATAAAAAACCTTAAACCTGGAGAAGCGATTCTTCTTGAAAATGTCAGATTTTTGGATGATGAGACTGTAGAGAAAAGACCTGATGAACACAAGAACAGTAAGATTGTAAAAAACCTTTCACCGCTTGCAGAAGCTTTTGTTTTTGATGCATTCCCTGATTCTCACAGATCGCATGCTTCAACTGTTGGTTTCATACCAGTTTTACCGACATTTATTGGAAGATACATGGAAAAGGAATTGAATTCTCTCAAGAGGTTTACCGAACTCCCGGAAAGACCAAGTGTTTTAGTAATAGGAGGAGCAAAGGTTGATGAACCAATTGATGTAGCTGAAAATCTTTTAAGGTTAGGAAAAATTGACAAAGTCCTCACAGGGGGATTGACCGGTGAACTTTTTCTGGCAGCTGATTATTATAATCTTGGAAAAGAGACAATGGATATAATAAACAAGAAATGTGCTGAATATATACCAAGAGTTCAGGATCTCCTGAGGAAATATAGAAATAAAATTGAAACACCGATTGATTTTGCGATAAAGTTTAAGGGTAAAAGAAAGGAGGTATATCTTTCAGATCTACCGATAGACAATCAATTGATGGATATAGGAAAGGAAACAGTAAAAAAATACATTAGGATTCTCAAGAAATCTAATAGCGTGATAATCAAGGGTCCAATGGGTGTGTTTGAGGAGAAAGGTTTTGAAATTGGTACCAGGAAGATTTTCAAAGCAGCTTCCAATGTGAAATTCTCTCTACTGGGTGGTGGACACAGCACTGAATCATTGAAAAAGTTGCACATTAACAAGAATAAATTCACATATGTAAGTCTTTCGGGGGGTGCCTTCATAGAATATTTATCCGGAAAGAAATTACCGGTTATCGAAGCCTTGGAGAATTTTTCCAATAAAAACTAA
- a CDS encoding type II glyceraldehyde-3-phosphate dehydrogenase — MAVRVAVNGMGVIGKRVAHAVKLQDDMKLVAISTRSPSPTLKTILEPKGPLYGTHLYACSQESLENMKKAGMIVNGTLEDLLSKGEVDVVVDCTPKKVGAENKKIYEKYGVRAIFQGGEKSGVGTMTFNSFVNYDEAYKHKYIRVPSCNTTSLVRTLYTLSKITDIEEVDVAIVRRANDPPEDEEALCNSIEPTMEVPSHHGPDVQTVLPYLDIKTMSVKVPTTLAHVHIVHCEVKRLPKSEEIRDLFIKTPRITVLKASDGYTSTAKVIERYRDLLRPRYDMPEVVVWEETINTREDDVFWAHMVHQESIVIPENIDCIRAMFQLETNKEKSISKTDRSLGI, encoded by the coding sequence ATGGCCGTAAGGGTTGCTGTCAATGGGATGGGTGTTATTGGGAAGAGAGTTGCTCATGCTGTAAAACTACAGGATGACATGAAATTAGTTGCAATCTCAACAAGATCTCCTTCCCCAACCTTGAAAACAATACTGGAGCCAAAAGGGCCCTTGTATGGTACTCATCTTTATGCTTGTTCCCAAGAAAGTTTGGAAAATATGAAAAAGGCTGGAATGATTGTGAATGGGACATTGGAGGATCTGTTAAGTAAGGGAGAAGTTGATGTTGTAGTTGATTGTACCCCTAAGAAAGTTGGAGCTGAAAACAAGAAAATATACGAGAAGTATGGTGTGAGGGCAATATTTCAGGGTGGAGAAAAAAGTGGTGTCGGGACGATGACTTTTAACTCTTTTGTAAATTATGATGAGGCTTACAAACACAAGTATATAAGAGTCCCTAGTTGCAACACCACATCGCTTGTAAGAACACTATACACTCTTTCAAAAATAACTGATATAGAGGAAGTGGATGTGGCAATAGTAAGAAGGGCAAATGATCCTCCTGAAGATGAAGAGGCATTGTGTAATTCGATAGAACCTACAATGGAAGTTCCTTCCCACCACGGACCAGATGTTCAAACAGTACTCCCCTATCTTGATATAAAAACAATGTCTGTTAAAGTCCCCACAACATTGGCCCATGTCCACATAGTCCATTGTGAGGTTAAAAGGTTGCCCAAATCTGAGGAGATAAGAGATCTATTTATAAAAACACCAAGAATAACAGTTTTAAAGGCAAGCGATGGTTACACCTCAACTGCAAAGGTGATAGAAAGATATAGGGATCTGTTGAGACCTAGATATGACATGCCTGAAGTTGTAGTTTGGGAAGAAACAATAAACACAAGAGAGGATGATGTCTTCTGGGCTCACATGGTGCACCAAGAATCAATTGTGATCCCTGAAAACATAGACTGTATCAGGGCAATGTTTCAGTTAGAGACGAACAAAGAAAAGTCAATCTCAAAAACAGATAGGTCCCTTGGTATCTGA
- a CDS encoding PD-(D/E)XK nuclease family protein translates to MSELNTTLSNGSNIKLSPTALALYFECPRKFFYVHIRNMPEKPTPAKVKGSITHKVLDHFFNYVNIADIQEEDWHVLWKRFSKVLESLLDTEWKLIGKDYPDCYKSEKEKNDDYNETKKFLDFYAAKLAFSLSDKLSTMDRNSTWFEKELKDFFYPKDRELKLNLENNNISGIIDKTLSLFGSGVAIVDYKTSKCPLPHYIPESHLKQGKAYAYLWKECFNELPKHISFYYLRTGESVYYPIKEEDIEEIKRDIEEIRSKKPIPEEFPKNKTGRCNYCDFKVFCFKPQGKGEEN, encoded by the coding sequence ATGTCCGAATTAAATACAACACTCAGTAATGGGAGCAACATCAAGTTGTCCCCAACAGCATTGGCCCTTTATTTTGAATGCCCAAGAAAATTTTTTTATGTTCACATAAGAAACATGCCTGAAAAACCAACACCAGCTAAAGTAAAGGGAAGTATAACACACAAAGTTTTGGATCATTTTTTCAACTATGTGAATATAGCCGACATCCAGGAGGAAGATTGGCATGTCCTTTGGAAGAGGTTTTCAAAAGTTTTGGAATCACTTTTGGACACCGAATGGAAATTAATAGGCAAAGACTATCCTGATTGCTATAAATCAGAAAAGGAAAAAAATGATGATTACAATGAAACTAAAAAGTTTTTGGATTTTTATGCAGCCAAACTAGCCTTTTCCCTTTCAGACAAGCTTTCAACCATGGATAGAAATTCAACTTGGTTTGAGAAAGAACTCAAAGATTTCTTCTACCCAAAAGACAGGGAACTTAAGTTGAACCTTGAGAACAACAATATATCCGGTATAATAGACAAAACACTTTCATTGTTTGGTAGTGGAGTGGCAATAGTTGATTACAAGACTTCAAAGTGTCCCCTTCCACACTATATCCCAGAATCCCATTTAAAACAAGGTAAGGCTTACGCCTATTTGTGGAAGGAGTGTTTCAACGAGTTACCAAAACATATATCTTTCTATTATCTAAGAACTGGGGAGAGTGTTTATTATCCAATAAAAGAAGAAGATATAGAGGAAATAAAGAGAGACATAGAAGAGATAAGAAGTAAGAAACCCATCCCAGAGGAATTTCCAAAGAATAAAACAGGTCGTTGCAATTACTGTGATTTTAAGGTGTTTTGTTTCAAACCGCAAGGAAAGGGTGAGGAAAATTAA
- the pheT gene encoding phenylalanine--tRNA ligase subunit beta translates to MAVITIDRKDFCQLVGKEFTMREIEENIPMMGVGWEGVHGDTFDVEVFPNRPDMLSVEGIARAFSSYMGVKTGLRRYKIEASEEMVIIEDKVAKVRPYFVSCIIKNVKFTDDFIRSVMQLQEKLHLTHCRKRKKVAIGLHDYKKIIFPVIYTTKPKNFSFVPLDQKEKMTLEEILEKHPKGKEYSWILEGMDEYPILHDARGRVLSMPPIINSEDTKIDETTKDIFVDITATDEKAANEVLNIIVTTFAERGAKIHKIKIKYGNEIIYTPNLSPSSIQINPNYVNKLLGLKLSNKEIIEYLKMMGHDAEEIGKERIEVLVPCYRADIMHPMDIVEDVAIAYGYQKFEPEIPNISTIGEEDEKEILANRLRSLLVGYGFQEVVTFILTNKSNLFKKMNMEERKVAETENAKTSEYNVVRSWLLPSLLEVLSRNKHNDYPQNLFEVGDVFVLDGEEGRTMKRLAITLCHSRTNFSEIKSVFESILSNLGIDNYRIEESSAPCYIKGRAAKFLVDGKVLARFGEINPIVLERWGLEMPVAGGEICADLLFELVNKIKSSGFNKDDINLKEKQDDFEDVETVELFYKDPYLRECKSKVLEIKGREVVLDRTIFFAFSGGQASDTGTIDGIRVVDVKKENGKIVHVLEVEPTFSIGNEVELKLDWERRYRIMKLHSAAHIVYYPLIEKTGNPTVIGSNVSSDKARIDILYDKPLTPIIKELEEEVNSVISRKLEIRTEDDNKVEGKRWWKCGDWNMPCGGTHVRNTSEIGLIKLKRKNIGAGKERVEIELE, encoded by the coding sequence ATGGCTGTGATAACAATAGATAGAAAAGATTTCTGCCAATTGGTTGGAAAGGAATTCACGATGAGAGAAATAGAAGAAAATATTCCTATGATGGGTGTTGGTTGGGAAGGTGTTCATGGAGATACATTTGATGTGGAAGTCTTCCCAAACAGACCAGATATGCTTTCAGTTGAAGGAATAGCCAGGGCCTTCTCCTCATATATGGGTGTCAAGACAGGGTTAAGAAGATACAAGATAGAGGCTTCTGAGGAAATGGTTATAATAGAGGATAAAGTAGCAAAGGTAAGGCCATATTTTGTTTCATGTATAATAAAGAATGTAAAATTCACAGATGACTTTATCAGATCAGTAATGCAACTTCAGGAGAAACTCCATCTCACCCACTGCAGAAAAAGAAAGAAGGTTGCAATCGGACTTCATGACTACAAAAAAATAATATTTCCGGTTATTTACACAACTAAACCAAAGAATTTCAGTTTTGTTCCACTAGACCAAAAGGAAAAGATGACATTGGAAGAGATACTTGAGAAACATCCCAAAGGCAAGGAGTATTCATGGATATTGGAAGGTATGGATGAATACCCAATTTTACATGATGCGAGGGGTAGAGTCCTGTCTATGCCTCCAATAATAAATTCAGAGGATACCAAGATCGATGAAACAACAAAAGATATTTTTGTTGATATAACAGCTACAGATGAGAAGGCAGCAAATGAGGTTCTAAATATAATTGTAACAACATTTGCTGAAAGAGGTGCAAAAATACATAAGATAAAGATAAAGTATGGAAATGAAATCATCTATACCCCAAACCTATCCCCATCATCAATCCAAATTAACCCAAACTATGTTAACAAACTTCTAGGACTCAAACTCTCAAATAAGGAAATTATTGAATACCTGAAGATGATGGGCCATGATGCTGAGGAGATAGGAAAGGAAAGGATAGAAGTTTTAGTTCCATGCTATAGGGCAGACATAATGCATCCAATGGATATAGTAGAGGATGTGGCAATCGCCTATGGTTACCAGAAATTTGAACCGGAAATACCAAACATCTCAACCATAGGAGAGGAAGATGAGAAGGAAATTTTAGCAAACCGTCTGAGATCTCTTTTAGTTGGATATGGGTTTCAAGAGGTTGTTACATTTATTTTGACAAACAAGTCCAACCTATTTAAAAAAATGAATATGGAGGAAAGGAAAGTAGCTGAGACAGAGAATGCAAAAACGTCAGAATATAATGTGGTCAGGAGTTGGTTGTTACCAAGTTTGCTGGAGGTTCTTTCAAGAAATAAACACAATGATTATCCCCAAAACTTGTTTGAGGTTGGGGATGTTTTTGTTTTGGATGGTGAGGAAGGAAGAACCATGAAAAGGCTGGCTATCACACTTTGCCATTCAAGGACAAACTTTTCAGAAATAAAATCAGTTTTTGAAAGTATACTATCTAATCTTGGAATTGATAATTACAGGATAGAGGAATCATCCGCTCCTTGCTATATTAAAGGCAGAGCAGCAAAGTTTTTGGTTGACGGTAAAGTTCTTGCAAGGTTTGGGGAAATAAACCCAATTGTGTTGGAGAGATGGGGATTGGAGATGCCTGTTGCTGGTGGTGAAATTTGTGCTGATTTGTTGTTTGAGTTGGTAAATAAAATAAAAAGTAGTGGTTTTAATAAGGATGATATAAATTTAAAAGAAAAACAGGATGATTTTGAGGATGTTGAAACTGTGGAGTTGTTTTACAAGGATCCTTATTTAAGGGAGTGTAAATCAAAGGTACTTGAAATAAAGGGGAGAGAAGTTGTCCTTGATAGAACAATATTTTTTGCCTTTTCTGGTGGGCAGGCATCAGATACCGGGACAATTGATGGTATCAGGGTTGTGGATGTCAAAAAGGAAAATGGTAAAATAGTTCACGTCCTTGAAGTTGAGCCAACATTTTCGATAGGTAATGAGGTTGAATTAAAATTGGATTGGGAAAGGAGATATAGAATCATGAAACTTCATTCGGCTGCACATATAGTTTATTATCCGCTTATTGAGAAGACTGGAAACCCAACTGTTATAGGTTCAAATGTAAGTTCAGACAAGGCTAGGATAGATATATTGTATGATAAACCATTGACACCAATAATAAAAGAATTGGAGGAAGAGGTAAATTCAGTAATTTCCAGGAAATTGGAAATAAGGACAGAAGATGATAATAAAGTTGAGGGAAAAAGATGGTGGAAGTGTGGAGATTGGAATATGCCTTGTGGGGGAACACATGTAAGAAATACTTCTGAAATAGGTCTGATAAAATTAAAGAGGAAAAATATAGGGGCTGGTAAGGAGAGGGTGGAAATAGAGTTGGAATGA